Proteins encoded in a region of the Streptomyces sp. NBC_00258 genome:
- a CDS encoding DUF2236 domain-containing protein has translation MRRGYKWVDRELSLMDPETDWERMVSLYVGHRVPEFALAMMVYPGTMRMMQPGFGSATLAHTSKLETRPHRRFQDGNDFLMAWMVDGLSSAAGRGAAARLNRIHLAIARRTPHLPGNFDDTDDFVYPLVLLATFGDRLQTSLGLPGTSEPMKTAWHRWARTLFRLLERESGPLSDEAFPEDWDAMTAFAVEFESRPYEPTESGHRVATAMMDFFAERWFPAPLRSFGADLTRYLAGERVCRLHRIGWIGPRRERLVRVFLKSAFRAQRLLPDFRTPLPERLRRNRRTNAQLKELEPYRTEPYRTDSYGAPSGNEPAPVEPQRRHECGVRARPKARKSGRPSP, from the coding sequence TTGCGCCGCGGATACAAGTGGGTGGACCGCGAACTGTCCCTGATGGACCCGGAGACCGACTGGGAGCGGATGGTCTCGCTCTATGTCGGCCATCGCGTCCCGGAGTTCGCCCTGGCGATGATGGTCTATCCGGGCACCATGCGCATGATGCAGCCGGGTTTCGGGTCCGCCACGCTGGCCCACACCTCGAAGCTGGAGACGAGGCCCCACCGGCGTTTCCAGGACGGCAACGACTTCCTGATGGCCTGGATGGTGGACGGCCTGTCCAGTGCGGCGGGCCGCGGGGCCGCCGCACGGCTGAACCGCATCCACCTTGCGATCGCCCGAAGAACCCCGCACTTACCCGGCAACTTCGACGACACCGACGACTTCGTCTATCCACTGGTTCTGCTGGCCACGTTCGGCGACCGCCTCCAGACCTCGCTGGGCCTGCCCGGCACGAGCGAACCCATGAAGACCGCCTGGCACCGATGGGCGCGGACGCTCTTCCGCCTCCTGGAACGCGAGTCCGGCCCGCTGTCCGACGAGGCGTTCCCCGAGGACTGGGACGCGATGACCGCGTTCGCCGTCGAGTTCGAGTCCAGGCCGTACGAGCCGACGGAGTCCGGCCATCGCGTGGCGACCGCGATGATGGACTTCTTCGCCGAGCGCTGGTTTCCCGCCCCCTTACGGTCGTTCGGCGCCGACCTGACCCGCTATCTCGCGGGCGAGCGGGTCTGCCGACTCCATCGCATCGGCTGGATCGGCCCCCGCCGCGAGCGTCTCGTCCGCGTCTTCCTGAAGTCCGCGTTCCGCGCCCAGCGCCTGCTGCCCGACTTCCGCACACCGCTTCCGGAACGCCTCCGGCGAAACCGGCGCACCAACGCACAGCTCAAAGAACTTGAGCCTTACCGGACCGAGCCGTACCGGACCGATTCGTACGGGGCCCCGAGCGGCAACGAGCCCGCGCCGGTGGAGCCGCAGCGGCGGCACGAATGTGGCGTACGCGCACGGCCGAAAGCAAGGAAATCAGGGCGGCCGTCCCCCTGA
- a CDS encoding SDR family oxidoreductase — protein sequence MIIVTGATGQLGRQIVERLLTRVPADRIGVSVRDPQKAQAFADQGIRVRQGSFTDVASLAHAFEGASQVLIVSVDKMGEEAVRQHRAAIDGAVAAGARRILYTSHMGASASSHFQPCRDHAATEDALRASGVPFTSLRNGFYAATVVQFLGHAMRSGQIALPADGPVSWTAHADLADAAAVILADEGRFDGPTPPLTAAQASAFDDIARIASDVTGRTITRSTAPDDQFRQQLVGRGVPAEAAAQLLGMFAASRAGEFAAVDPALATLLGREPITLSTVLHKQLPDDDR from the coding sequence ATGATCATCGTGACCGGAGCCACCGGACAGCTCGGACGCCAGATCGTCGAACGGCTGCTGACCCGCGTGCCGGCCGACCGGATTGGCGTCAGCGTCCGCGACCCACAGAAGGCACAGGCGTTCGCCGACCAGGGGATACGGGTGCGACAGGGCAGCTTCACCGACGTCGCGAGCCTCGCCCACGCCTTCGAGGGCGCCTCCCAGGTGCTCATCGTTTCCGTCGACAAGATGGGCGAAGAGGCCGTGCGGCAGCACCGCGCCGCGATCGACGGTGCCGTCGCGGCCGGCGCCCGCCGCATCCTCTACACCAGCCACATGGGCGCCAGCGCCTCGTCGCATTTCCAGCCCTGCCGCGACCATGCCGCCACCGAGGACGCGCTGCGCGCCTCCGGTGTGCCGTTCACCTCACTGCGCAACGGCTTCTACGCCGCCACCGTGGTGCAGTTCCTCGGTCACGCCATGCGGTCCGGCCAGATCGCGCTCCCCGCGGACGGACCCGTCAGCTGGACAGCCCACGCAGACCTCGCCGACGCGGCTGCCGTCATCCTGGCCGACGAAGGCCGCTTCGACGGCCCCACGCCCCCGCTCACCGCGGCACAGGCGTCGGCCTTCGACGACATCGCACGCATCGCCAGCGACGTCACGGGCCGCACCATCACCAGGAGCACCGCACCCGACGACCAGTTCCGGCAGCAGCTGGTGGGCCGCGGCGTCCCCGCCGAGGCGGCGGCCCAGCTGCTCGGCATGTTCGCAGCGAGCCGCGCCGGCGAGTTCGCCGCCGTCGACCCGGCACTGGCCACCCTGCTCGGCCGCGAACCCATCACCCTGAGCACGGTCCTGCACAAGCAGCTGCCCGACGACGACCGCTGA
- a CDS encoding LacI family DNA-binding transcriptional regulator, with translation MPATPVVPDGKRPTLADVAARAGVSTALVSIVMREAKGASAATRERVLEAAREIGYRPDSRARLLRSNRSRLLGVQFGLQHPFHTDLVEGIYTAAESAGYQVALSAVAPSRSERQAVETLLGDRCEALILLGPQAPAARLAELSAHLPVVSVVRRLRPPAAGVDVVRTADDEGARQAVDHLVALGHRDIAHIDGGTAPGAADRRRGYRTAMNRHGLADRARVLPGGLTEEDGATAARVLLAARPRPTAVLAFNDRCATGVLDAFLRARVPVPDEISVVGFDNSHLARLAHIDLTTVGQDVSRLAELAVGRAVARLEGQEPSGTETVIAPYLVTRGTTAAPPDGVQPVVRG, from the coding sequence GTGCCAGCGACCCCCGTGGTCCCGGACGGAAAGCGGCCGACCCTCGCCGACGTGGCGGCCCGGGCCGGTGTGTCCACGGCGCTGGTCTCCATCGTGATGCGCGAGGCCAAGGGCGCCAGCGCGGCCACCCGCGAGCGGGTGCTCGAGGCTGCGCGGGAGATCGGCTACCGGCCGGACTCCCGGGCCCGGTTGCTGCGCAGCAACCGCTCGCGTCTGCTCGGGGTGCAGTTCGGTCTCCAGCATCCCTTCCACACCGACCTCGTGGAGGGCATCTACACCGCGGCCGAGTCCGCCGGTTACCAGGTCGCCCTCAGTGCCGTCGCCCCCAGCCGCAGTGAGCGGCAGGCGGTGGAGACACTGCTCGGCGACCGCTGCGAGGCCCTGATCCTGCTCGGTCCACAGGCCCCTGCCGCACGGCTGGCCGAGCTGTCGGCGCACCTGCCGGTGGTCTCCGTGGTGCGGCGGCTGCGGCCGCCCGCCGCCGGTGTGGACGTCGTGCGCACCGCGGACGACGAGGGTGCGCGCCAGGCCGTCGACCATCTGGTGGCACTCGGTCATCGCGACATCGCCCACATCGACGGCGGAACGGCACCCGGCGCCGCCGACCGGCGCCGTGGCTACCGCACCGCCATGAACCGCCACGGTCTCGCCGACCGTGCGCGCGTTCTGCCCGGTGGCCTGACCGAGGAGGACGGTGCCACGGCCGCCCGCGTGCTCCTCGCCGCCCGGCCGCGGCCCACCGCCGTCCTCGCCTTCAACGACCGCTGCGCCACGGGCGTACTCGACGCGTTCCTCCGCGCCCGGGTGCCCGTTCCCGACGAGATCTCCGTGGTCGGCTTCGACAACAGCCACCTCGCCCGCCTCGCCCACATCGACCTCACCACCGTCGGCCAGGACGTCTCCCGCCTCGCCGAACTCGCCGTCGGCCGGGCCGTCGCACGGCTGGAGGGCCAGGAGCCGTCCGGCACGGAGACCGTCATCGCCCCGTATCTCGTGACACGCGGAACCACGGCGGCACCACCGGACGGCGTCCAGCCGGTCGTACGTGGCTGA
- a CDS encoding TetR/AcrR family transcriptional regulator: protein MPPRSRVRDGAAAVGPDSDSAAVGREQTRQRIIEAAADLLAREGRDAVTTRAVAVAAGLQPPAIYRLFGDKDGLLEAVAEHGFATFLAAKHIDPDPQDLIDDLRAGWDLAVEFGLANPALYTLMYSEPTRATSPAFKAGMEILMGRIRRLAAGGRLRVDEELAATLIHATARGAVLTWLSLPEDRRNPALLTILRESMVAAVTNQEPAVQDAGPAGAARALRATLPEQTTLSGAERHLLREWLDRLASEG from the coding sequence ATGCCACCACGTTCACGCGTCAGGGACGGTGCTGCCGCCGTCGGTCCCGATTCCGACTCCGCGGCCGTCGGCCGTGAGCAGACCCGGCAGCGCATCATCGAGGCCGCCGCCGACCTGCTGGCGCGCGAGGGCCGAGACGCCGTCACCACCCGCGCGGTCGCGGTCGCGGCAGGGCTGCAACCACCTGCCATCTACCGGCTGTTCGGTGACAAGGACGGGCTGCTCGAAGCGGTGGCCGAGCATGGCTTCGCCACGTTCCTCGCGGCCAAGCACATCGACCCGGACCCTCAGGACCTCATCGACGACCTGAGGGCCGGCTGGGACCTGGCGGTCGAGTTCGGTCTGGCCAATCCCGCGCTGTACACGCTGATGTACAGCGAGCCCACAAGGGCCACATCGCCCGCCTTCAAGGCCGGCATGGAGATCCTGATGGGTCGTATCCGCCGCCTGGCCGCCGGCGGCCGGCTCCGCGTCGACGAGGAACTCGCGGCCACGCTCATCCACGCCACGGCACGCGGGGCTGTGCTCACCTGGCTGTCCCTGCCCGAAGACCGGCGCAATCCGGCCCTGTTGACCATTCTTCGGGAGTCCATGGTCGCCGCCGTGACCAACCAGGAGCCGGCCGTGCAGGACGCGGGCCCGGCCGGCGCCGCCCGCGCCCTGCGCGCCACGCTGCCCGAACAGACGACACTCAGCGGCGCGGAGCGGCACTTGCTGAGGGAGTGGCTGGACCGCCTCGCCTCCGAAGGCTGA
- a CDS encoding PaaI family thioesterase, giving the protein MGRTRTYEWEDPAILAEAAGRMAGMDFLRELQAGRLPGPPVSYTLDFTLDEVEPGRAVFSLTPGEEHYNPIGSVHGGIFATLLDSAAGCAVQSTLPEGMAYTSLDLTVKFLRRITVDTGRVRAIGTVVNRTRQTALAQAQLVDATDRLLAHATSSCLLFPVPPTQG; this is encoded by the coding sequence GTGGGACGAACACGTACGTATGAATGGGAAGATCCCGCGATCCTGGCGGAAGCTGCCGGACGCATGGCCGGCATGGACTTCCTGCGCGAGCTGCAGGCGGGGCGGCTGCCGGGGCCGCCCGTCAGTTACACCCTGGACTTCACCCTGGACGAGGTGGAGCCCGGCAGAGCGGTCTTCTCCCTGACGCCGGGCGAGGAGCACTACAACCCGATCGGCAGTGTGCACGGCGGAATCTTCGCCACCCTGCTCGACTCGGCGGCGGGTTGCGCCGTCCAGTCCACCCTCCCGGAGGGCATGGCGTACACCTCGCTCGACCTGACGGTGAAGTTCCTGCGGCGGATCACCGTCGACACGGGCCGGGTCCGAGCCATCGGCACGGTCGTCAACAGGACCCGTCAAACCGCCCTGGCCCAGGCGCAGTTGGTCGACGCGACGGACCGTCTGCTCGCCCACGCCACCAGTAGCTGCCTGCTCTTTCCGGTGCCGCCCACTCAAGGGTGA
- a CDS encoding pyridoxamine 5'-phosphate oxidase family protein yields MTGSAAQEVTIVPDTEAKPAEATAAPRSRDRRRRDTEHRLAHDVDLWVASASADGTPYLVPLSFDWDGEALLVATPTNSPTGRNMAATRTVRLGLGPTRDVVMIDGEVEVLEIDALPKERGDRFAARTDFDPRTPATPYRWFLISPRRIQAWREVNELDERELMRDGRWTV; encoded by the coding sequence ATGACCGGCTCTGCCGCACAGGAAGTCACGATCGTGCCGGACACCGAGGCGAAGCCGGCCGAGGCGACCGCCGCCCCCCGCTCCCGCGACCGGCGTCGCCGCGACACCGAGCACCGGCTCGCACACGACGTCGACCTCTGGGTGGCCAGCGCCTCGGCGGACGGTACGCCCTACCTCGTACCGCTGTCCTTCGACTGGGACGGCGAGGCGCTGCTGGTGGCCACGCCGACGAACAGCCCCACCGGCAGGAACATGGCCGCCACCCGGACCGTTCGGCTGGGCCTCGGCCCGACCCGTGACGTGGTCATGATCGATGGCGAGGTCGAGGTCCTGGAGATCGACGCGCTGCCGAAGGAGAGGGGTGACCGGTTCGCCGCGCGCACCGACTTCGACCCGCGGACGCCGGCCACGCCGTACCGCTGGTTCCTTATCTCCCCGCGCCGAATCCAGGCCTGGCGCGAAGTGAACGAACTGGACGAGCGCGAGCTGATGCGCGACGGCCGCTGGACGGTCTGA
- a CDS encoding winged helix-turn-helix transcriptional regulator gives MEWLEASTENCPVQRTLDVVGEKWTLLILRDAVNGVRRFDDFHRHIGLSEAVLSDRLRKLISAGILRTVPYREAGSRSRNEYRLTRKGWDLWPVLMALGQWGETHALGPEGPVLDVRHTDCDAPVRVVVECSAEHATLTPREVTARLGPGARPRT, from the coding sequence ATGGAGTGGCTTGAGGCGAGCACGGAGAACTGCCCCGTCCAGCGGACGCTCGACGTGGTCGGGGAGAAATGGACGCTGCTGATCCTGCGTGACGCCGTCAACGGAGTCCGCCGCTTCGACGACTTCCACCGCCATATCGGCCTGTCGGAGGCCGTCCTCAGCGACCGCCTCCGGAAACTGATCTCGGCCGGCATCCTGAGGACCGTCCCCTACCGGGAGGCGGGCAGCCGCTCCCGCAACGAGTACCGCCTGACCCGCAAGGGCTGGGACCTGTGGCCCGTCCTGATGGCGCTGGGCCAGTGGGGCGAGACCCACGCCCTCGGCCCCGAGGGCCCCGTACTGGACGTCCGCCACACCGACTGCGACGCCCCGGTCCGCGTCGTCGTCGAGTGCTCCGCGGAACACGCCACGCTCACCCCCAGGGAAGTCACCGCCCGACTGGGACCTGGCGCCCGCCCTCGAACGTGA
- a CDS encoding excinuclease ABC subunit UvrA, which translates to MSRTTRTDAQSPATHDADSHDMIRVHGARENNLKDVSIEIPKRRLTVFTGVSGSGKSSLVFDTIAAESKRLINETYSAFLQGFMPTMARPEVDVLDGLTTAITVDQQRMGGDPRSTVGTATDANAMLRILFSRLGKPHIGPPSAYSFNTASVRASGGITVERGADKTKTVKATFNRTGGMCTRCEGRGKVSDIDLTQLYDDSKSLAEGAFTIPGWKSDSQWTVGLYAQSGFLDPNKPIRSFTKKEMQAFLYGEPTKVKVNGVNLTYEGLIPKIQKSFLSKDKEAMQPHIRAFVERAVTFATCPECDGTRLTEGARSSKINRKSIADACSMEIRDLAEWVRGVKEPSVAPLLTALQQTLDSFVQIGLGYLSLDRASGTLSGGEAQRVKMIRHLGSSLTDVTYVFDEPTAGLHPHDIQRMNNLLLQLRDKGNTVLVVEHKPEVIAIADHVVDLGPGAGTAGGTVCFEGTVEGLQAGDTITGRHLDDRASLKEEVRKSTRALEIRGATANNLQGVDVDIPLGVLSVITGVAGSGKSSLVHGSIPTDEGVVSIDQSPIRGSRRSNPATYTGLLDPIRKAFAKANDVKPALFSANSEGACPTCNGAGVIYSDLGIMAGTATTCEDCGGKRFDASVLEYRLGGRDISEVLAMPVTEAEEFFGTGEAATPAAHRILQRLADVGLGYLTIGQPLTTLSGGERQRLKLATHMGDKGGVYVLDEPTTGLHLADVEQLLGLLDRLVDSGKSVIVIEHHQAVMAHADWIIDLGPGAGHDGGKIVFEGTPADLVGDRSTLTGEHLAAYVGA; encoded by the coding sequence ATGAGCAGGACCACGAGGACGGACGCGCAGTCGCCTGCGACGCACGACGCCGACAGCCACGACATGATCCGCGTGCACGGCGCGCGCGAGAACAACCTCAAGGACGTCAGCATCGAGATCCCGAAACGGCGGCTGACGGTGTTCACCGGCGTCTCCGGCTCGGGCAAGAGCTCCCTGGTGTTCGACACGATCGCCGCGGAGTCCAAACGGCTGATCAACGAGACGTACAGCGCCTTTTTGCAGGGCTTCATGCCGACGATGGCGCGGCCGGAGGTGGACGTACTCGACGGCCTGACGACCGCGATCACCGTCGACCAGCAGCGGATGGGCGGCGACCCCCGCTCCACGGTCGGTACCGCCACCGACGCCAACGCGATGCTGCGCATCCTCTTCAGCCGCCTCGGCAAGCCCCACATCGGCCCGCCCAGCGCGTACTCCTTCAACACCGCCTCGGTCCGGGCGAGCGGTGGGATCACCGTCGAACGCGGTGCCGACAAGACCAAGACCGTGAAGGCGACCTTCAACCGCACCGGCGGCATGTGCACGCGCTGCGAGGGCCGGGGCAAGGTCTCCGACATCGACCTCACCCAGCTCTACGACGACTCCAAGTCGCTCGCCGAGGGCGCGTTCACCATCCCCGGCTGGAAGTCGGACAGTCAGTGGACCGTGGGGCTCTACGCCCAGTCGGGCTTCCTCGACCCGAACAAGCCGATCCGCAGTTTCACCAAGAAGGAGATGCAGGCCTTCCTCTACGGCGAGCCGACCAAGGTGAAGGTCAACGGCGTCAACCTCACCTACGAGGGGCTGATCCCCAAGATCCAGAAGTCGTTCCTGTCCAAGGACAAGGAAGCGATGCAGCCGCACATCCGGGCGTTCGTGGAGCGGGCGGTCACCTTCGCCACCTGCCCCGAGTGCGACGGCACCCGGCTGACCGAGGGGGCCAGGTCGTCGAAGATCAACCGGAAGAGCATCGCCGACGCCTGCTCCATGGAGATCAGGGACCTGGCCGAGTGGGTCCGCGGTGTCAAGGAGCCTTCGGTCGCGCCGCTGCTCACCGCGCTGCAGCAGACCCTCGACTCCTTCGTGCAGATCGGTCTCGGCTATCTCTCGCTCGACCGGGCGTCGGGCACGCTGTCCGGCGGTGAGGCGCAGCGCGTCAAGATGATCCGCCACCTCGGCTCCTCGCTCACCGATGTCACGTACGTCTTCGACGAGCCCACCGCGGGCCTGCACCCGCACGACATCCAGCGGATGAACAACCTGCTGCTGCAGCTGCGGGACAAGGGCAACACCGTGCTCGTCGTCGAGCACAAGCCGGAAGTGATCGCGATCGCCGACCATGTCGTCGACCTCGGCCCCGGCGCAGGCACGGCGGGCGGCACCGTCTGCTTCGAGGGCACCGTCGAAGGGCTGCAGGCCGGCGACACCATCACCGGCCGCCATCTCGACGACCGGGCCTCCCTCAAGGAGGAGGTGCGCAAGTCCACCCGTGCGCTGGAGATCCGCGGCGCGACGGCGAACAACCTGCAGGGCGTCGACGTCGACATCCCGCTCGGGGTGCTCAGTGTCATCACCGGCGTCGCGGGCTCCGGCAAGAGCTCGCTCGTGCACGGGTCGATCCCCACCGACGAGGGTGTGGTGTCGATCGACCAGAGTCCGATCCGCGGCTCGCGGCGCAGCAACCCGGCGACGTACACCGGACTGCTCGACCCGATCCGCAAGGCGTTCGCCAAGGCCAACGACGTGAAGCCCGCGCTGTTCAGTGCCAACTCCGAGGGCGCCTGTCCCACCTGCAACGGCGCCGGCGTCATCTACAGCGACCTCGGGATCATGGCCGGCACCGCCACCACCTGTGAGGACTGCGGCGGCAAGCGGTTCGACGCGTCTGTATTGGAGTACCGCCTCGGCGGGCGGGACATCAGTGAGGTGCTCGCGATGCCGGTGACGGAGGCCGAGGAGTTCTTCGGGACCGGCGAGGCGGCCACGCCGGCCGCGCACAGGATCCTCCAGCGGCTCGCCGACGTCGGGCTCGGCTATCTCACCATCGGCCAGCCGCTCACCACCCTGTCCGGCGGCGAGCGGCAGCGGCTCAAGCTGGCCACGCACATGGGAGACAAGGGCGGTGTCTACGTACTGGACGAGCCGACCACCGGCCTCCACCTCGCCGACGTCGAGCAGCTGCTCGGCCTGCTCGACCGGCTCGTCGACTCCGGCAAGTCGGTCATCGTCATCGAGCACCACCAGGCGGTCATGGCACACGCGGACTGGATCATCGACCTCGGTCCCGGCGCCGGCCACGACGGCGGGAAGATCGTCTTCGAGGGCACTCCCGCCGACCTCGTCGGCGACCGCTCCACCCTCACCGGCGAGCACCTGGCGGCGTACGTGGGCGCCTGA
- a CDS encoding LysR family transcriptional regulator: protein MQLRQLEYLVALARERHFARAAAACFVSQPSLSAAIRRLEHELHVPIVRRGRRYEGLTPEGEVVLAWAHRMLAEREALRQELSALGDGLTGTLRLGVVPTALPAASLLTTPFCDRHPRARVSIESLSSVDITHGLAEFELDAAMTYLDDDSLRRLPLYEERYVLLTPTDGPLAAASTARWAQAAALPLCLLGRRMRNRRIIDECFAADGATAAPAIESDSVAGLYAHLPGGRWSSVISHAWLHMFGVPEGMRVVPLEGPAHGPRVGLVTGPDDPPSVVAAALVTVAREAGVREALDERLRSYLDSAADSA from the coding sequence ATGCAACTGCGCCAGCTGGAATACCTGGTCGCCCTCGCCCGCGAGCGCCACTTCGCCCGCGCGGCGGCCGCCTGCTTTGTCTCCCAGCCGTCGCTGTCCGCCGCGATCCGCCGCCTCGAACACGAACTGCACGTCCCGATCGTGCGGCGGGGGAGACGGTACGAGGGCCTCACTCCGGAGGGCGAGGTGGTCCTCGCCTGGGCGCACCGCATGCTCGCCGAACGCGAGGCCCTCCGCCAGGAGTTGTCCGCCCTGGGCGACGGCCTCACGGGCACGCTCCGTCTCGGGGTGGTCCCCACGGCGCTGCCCGCCGCCTCCCTGCTGACGACCCCGTTCTGCGACCGCCACCCACGCGCCCGCGTCAGCATCGAGTCCCTGTCCTCGGTCGACATCACCCACGGACTCGCCGAGTTCGAGCTGGACGCGGCGATGACGTACCTCGACGACGACTCACTGCGCCGGCTGCCGCTGTACGAGGAGCGGTACGTCCTGCTCACCCCCACCGACGGCCCGCTCGCCGCCGCCTCCACGGCCCGCTGGGCCCAGGCCGCCGCCCTCCCGCTGTGCCTGCTCGGCCGGCGGATGCGCAACCGCCGCATCATCGACGAGTGCTTCGCGGCCGACGGTGCCACGGCCGCCCCCGCGATCGAGTCGGACAGCGTGGCAGGGCTGTACGCGCACCTCCCCGGCGGCCGCTGGTCGAGCGTGATCTCGCACGCGTGGCTGCACATGTTCGGCGTACCGGAGGGGATGCGGGTGGTACCGCTGGAGGGGCCCGCCCATGGACCGAGGGTGGGACTGGTGACCGGCCCGGACGACCCTCCCTCCGTAGTCGCCGCGGCGCTGGTGACGGTGGCACGGGAGGCGGGCGTACGCGAGGCGTTGGACGAACGGCTGCGGAGCTATCTCGACTCCGCCGCCGACTCCGCCTGA
- a CDS encoding NAD-dependent formate dehydrogenase produces the protein MAKVLCVLYDDPTDGYPTSYARDDLPAIDHYPGGQTAPTPSEVDFTPGHLLGSVSGELGLRRFLEAAGHTLVVTSDKDGVGSVFDRELLDAEVVISQPFWPAYLTPERVVAAKNLKLAITAGIGSDHVDLDAAIAQGVTVAEVTYCNSISVAEHVVMMTLSLVRNYLPSHQVVLDGGWNIADCVARSYDLEGMHVGTVAAGRIGLAVLRRLAPFDVQLHYTDRHRLPEDIERELGLTFHETAADMVPHCDVVTINAPLHPETEGLFGDELLGRMKRGAYLINTARAKIADRDAVDRALRSGQLAGYAGDVWYPQPAPPDHPWRTMPHHGMTPHISGSSLSAQARYAAGTREILEAFFAGRPIRDEYLIVDGGALAGTGAHSYSVTK, from the coding sequence ATGGCCAAGGTGCTCTGCGTCCTGTACGACGACCCCACCGACGGATACCCGACCTCGTACGCCCGTGACGACCTCCCCGCGATCGACCACTACCCCGGCGGCCAGACCGCCCCGACCCCGTCCGAGGTCGACTTCACGCCGGGCCACCTCCTCGGCAGCGTCTCCGGTGAACTCGGTCTGCGCCGCTTCCTGGAGGCCGCCGGGCACACCCTGGTCGTCACCTCCGACAAGGACGGCGTCGGCTCGGTCTTCGACCGCGAGCTGCTCGACGCGGAGGTGGTGATCTCCCAGCCGTTCTGGCCGGCGTATCTGACCCCGGAACGCGTCGTCGCCGCGAAGAACCTCAAGCTGGCGATCACCGCCGGCATCGGCTCCGACCACGTCGACCTCGACGCGGCCATCGCCCAGGGAGTGACGGTCGCGGAGGTGACGTACTGCAACAGCATCAGCGTCGCCGAACACGTGGTGATGATGACCCTGTCCCTCGTCCGCAACTACCTGCCCTCCCACCAGGTGGTGCTCGACGGCGGCTGGAACATCGCCGACTGCGTGGCCCGTTCGTACGACCTGGAGGGCATGCATGTCGGCACGGTGGCCGCCGGGCGCATCGGCCTCGCGGTGCTGCGCCGCCTCGCGCCCTTCGACGTGCAGCTCCACTACACCGACCGCCACCGCCTGCCCGAGGACATCGAGCGGGAACTGGGCCTGACCTTCCACGAGACGGCCGCCGACATGGTGCCGCACTGCGACGTCGTCACCATCAACGCGCCGCTGCACCCCGAGACGGAAGGGCTGTTCGGCGACGAACTGCTGGGCCGGATGAAGCGCGGCGCGTACCTCATCAACACCGCGCGGGCGAAGATCGCGGACCGGGACGCCGTCGACCGGGCCCTGCGCAGCGGCCAGTTGGCGGGCTACGCGGGCGACGTCTGGTACCCGCAGCCCGCCCCGCCCGACCACCCCTGGCGGACCATGCCGCACCACGGCATGACCCCGCACATCTCCGGCTCCTCCCTCTCCGCCCAGGCCCGCTACGCGGCGGGCACCCGGGAGATCCTGGAGGCCTTCTTCGCCGGGCGCCCGATCCGCGACGAGTACCTGATCGTGGACGGCGGCGCACTGGCGGGAACGGGCGCGCACTCGTACTCGGTCACCAAGTGA
- a CDS encoding TOBE domain-containing protein — MQSYTIGQAARLLGVSPDTARRWADAGRVATHRDEGGRRLVDGRDLAAFSVELAKGGSEEDVSYTSVRNAFPGIVTAVKLGDVAAQVEIQAGPHRLVSLLTREAVEELGLEVGVEATARVKSTNVHIDRA; from the coding sequence ATGCAGTCCTACACGATCGGCCAGGCAGCGCGGCTGCTCGGAGTGAGTCCGGACACCGCTCGGCGGTGGGCGGACGCCGGCCGGGTTGCCACGCACCGGGACGAGGGCGGGCGGCGCCTCGTCGACGGGCGGGACCTGGCCGCCTTCTCCGTCGAGCTGGCCAAGGGCGGCAGCGAGGAGGACGTCTCGTACACCTCCGTGCGCAACGCCTTTCCCGGCATCGTCACCGCCGTGAAGCTCGGCGATGTCGCGGCCCAGGTGGAGATCCAGGCCGGGCCGCACCGGCTGGTGTCGTTGCTGACCCGGGAGGCCGTGGAGGAGCTGGGTCTTGAGGTCGGGGTGGAGGCCACCGCCCGGGTGAAGTCGACGAACGTGCACATCGACCGCGCCTGA